ATATCCAGAGTGAATCTTCTCAGCCAAAGCTAAGCAGCAGGACTCGGCATCCACGTGGACAGAAGTGCACACGTGGACCAAGTATGGGGTGATTCGGAATGGGTACCAGTGTGTTTCTTGTTCTTGATCTCTACCACCtctgaaaagtaaaaggaaTTAACATGTTGATGTCAAGACCCAGATTCTTCACACCAGTACTGAGAGACATGCACAAGTAAATCACAAAGATCCACATGAGAAGAGTGTCCTTCATTGACTGCCATTGTAACAACAAACCACCACCTGTGCCCAGCCTTTGTGAACATAAAACTATAATACTATACTTGCCTGATCCTGCAGAAAAAGGATTTCACCTGGGCATATTCATACAGAGAGGCTAATAAGAAGAACAAACATTGAAGGTATCAGTTCATATCCTAAAACAGGTCACATCCATCACAACTTACTAACTCTTTATTCTCCAGGTTTTCTGAGTAAGatcaaaacaaagacaaagctTTTAAGAAGATCATCATGTCCTACCTGTTTGACTTTCTGTGTTCCAAAGGGGCAAGTGAGACTGATCAGTGTGTGCATAGAACACACTTGCATCCTGAGGGGCAAGAAGCTCTACAAATCTGGAGGATTCCAAGACTTTCTTCTTATGGTTTAGAATGGATGCTGCCTGCTCAGAAATATGCACTATGCGCCcagaaagcagggaaaacaCGGCCACAAAGGTGTCCTGGAAAACAAACCTTAGTGAAAGCAACCCTCCCCCAACATGTGGTAGTAATATTaaaaggatggggaaaaaaaaaaaacaaacttcccCCACCCTCCTGCCACAAGAACCACTACAGGACACACAAACCACCACACACCATAAAGACAGAGGTACAGAAGTGCGCTCTAAAGCATCCACACAAAATCGTATGTGAGCTACCACAGTCTGCGACAGTGTTATAGCTTACTCATTACTTACACGTGCTACTAAGACTGCAAtatcaaaactgaaacagattCCACAGATGTTTGCCATTTCCCAGAATGACTGGTTATCTGGCCACAGACTTCCCCCACAATTCACAGTATTCACCACAATTCCACGAACAAAAATCTGAGAACTTTCTGATAGAGTACGTAACAGTACTGAAACCCAGCACTCCTCTTTGAGATAGAGCCAGAAGCCACAGCACGTACTGCAACCTGATTAATCAACCGATAATAATCcaagaacacaaacagaaacCAGAGACCTTCACAACTACAGATTGGATCATCCATTAAAACATTCTGACATGCAGAATGAGGGGATTATTCTGTTGCAAATGAATTGTAAAATTCTCACAGATTGTGGCTgtatctggaaaaaaatgaaatcagaaaactgaagtatttctgcACTTACAGCTGTTGGGTATGCCAAGTCAGCACAACCAGAGGCATTGATCTACCATTACTAACAAAAACCTGGTTggtttttaaaggctttttgaTTTTACATTCTGTTTGCCTGAACAGATATTAACGTGACAAAAGAGACTGAAAAGGAAAGCGATGAGCTCCTCTGAGTGCGTCTGAATTCCTTACACTGTTTTTTGGAGTGTGTTCTGATGCAACTGTCACCAGTTCTTCTGTGCTGTATGTCATCACATCCGTCTGGAACATTCTTCGGTCATTGAGAGCCTGGAAAAACTCATTGTTTGCTAAttgaagaaacaagaaatgcaaaacaaacacaaggaagTCAGTAAGAAGACGATTTGTAAAGTATTTCTTACAGCCCTCCTAATTTTGTCATCGTTTTGGTGAAGCTCAAGGTGAGGTGAGGAATGTCTGTGGAGTaacaaaggaaacaagagaGTATTGATTATACCATTGGGGTGAcctgtgctgcagaagaaaatcacaaGGAAGTAGATAGGACAACAAATGACAGCAAGAGTGACTAACTACTTagttctgctggaaaacacaaacTATCCAATACATTTTCCaatacagaaatgctgttttctcaaCATTCGTGACAAGTTATTACAGACACCTCTCTGTGACTGGATGCAGAGTGAGAGAGGAGCAGTAAATGGGCATTTGGATTGTGAAGCCAAAAAAACTGCAGCGGTTCAAAAAGTCAATTGTCCACAGGACAGATGAAGtgcttccatttgttttaatgctATGTGTTGTCAGACACGTCCATTCAATTTAAGCTGCTGCATAACTCATGTGCTTGCAGCCATTCTCCGTGCTTACCTCGGACCTGCTGCACACACCGCAAGGCGTAATTGAGCGCACTGATGGTGCTGGGTTTGCTGGGGCTCCTTTTCTCCTCGGGCAAACACTTCTTGATTTCCTGGATCGTCACCATCAGATCTTTGTGAGTCTGGCTGCAGTCGCTGATCAAAACACAGGtcgggctgtgctgggggccgCTGCCACCAGGAGATTCCTCCCCCCTCACAAGAACCATCGCTATGTTATGGCCTGGTCCGCAGGCGGGAGAAGAGGCCCTGCAGCTCATCAGCTCTATTTCCCATCGCAGCTTTCTGATTCCTCTGCTATTCAACCTCTGGATCCCCTCCCTCAGTGCCAGACGGCAGAGGCACCGTAACCCTGCGGGCTACGAACCCACCAAAGGGTGTAGATGTATTAACACCAAAGGCTGTAGGTGTATTAACACCAAAGGCTGTAGGTGTATTAACACCAAAGGCTGTAGGTGTATTAACACCAAAGGCTGTNTGTATTAACACCAAAGGCTGTAGGTGTATTAACACCAAAGGCTGTAGGTGTATTAACACCAAAGGCTGTAGGTGTATTAACACCAAAGGCTGTCACTAACACTCGCTGCGTTCTGTGCCTCACACCACCTCCCCACCAACCCGCGGTCCCCTCAGCACACCCGGAGCCCAACGGCCGCCGCTCCTCACAGCCCCCAGTTCCTCCTCACAGCCCCCGGCTCCGTGGCCGCCGTCCGGACGGGAGCCCGCGGTCCCTCCGTCTCCTCTCGCCCCGCTCCCCGTTACCTGCAGCTCCCTCCCGTCCCGTCGCCCCGCAGCCCATCGGACCCGTTCCCGTCCATCTCGGCTCGCGGCCGCTGCCGGCTCCTCCCGTTACGTAACGGCCCGTCCCGGCACGCGGCGGCTCCGCTCCCACACACGGCGGCAACGTGCGGCCCCGCCCCCACACAGCGCCGGGAGGCGGGAACAGCTGCGGAGCCATTTTATTGGAGCGCGCGCACCCGCGGCCCCGCCCCTCACGCGCCGCCGCACGCGGACCCCGTGCGCGCGCCAACCACGGCGCCACGTGACGATCGGCCCCGCCCCGAGACACGGACAGAACCGGGAACCGGAACGGGCGGCTCCGAGAGGGACCTGGGAGGGAGGCACCGAGTTGGAGGCACCGAGTTGGAGGCGGGGCCGCACCCCGCCATGGCACAACGGAGCGGCGGGACGGGGAGGAGGAACGAGGACGAGCGGCCCCCGGGATCCCACGATCGCATCCTCCGCAGCGAGGCGCCGTGGTGGCTGTTAGTAACTGACAGGAGTGTCTTAAGGCAACCAGGTAACGTGAACGATTCAATCATCAGGAGTTTCGCtttgaacagcagcagatgggCTGAGGACAGCggggatggagcagggaggaTAAAGGCACCTTCGGTGTGAGCCGCTCCTCGGGACTCATTTGGGCACCGCCAGGACTACAACAAATAAAGCACAAGGTCTCAGTGGTTCCCTGTAACAGCCCCGCACCTCCTGGCTCCCAACgctgcaggcagagggatgCGGTCACTGTGCAGCTGTCagtgcacagctgggagcagcgcTGTGTGCAGGTTCTCCCCTTCACAGCTGTCTGACACTCAGTTAACGTGGCTTTGCAGCTGGGCTTTATCActcagtgcagccagcagcagtgaaagcagacaCTACTGCTTGAATGCAGACTTGTCTGTAAGTCGATACTAAGTGTCCCAGCTGCCCCCCAGTTTCAGCAGCTGGTGAATTAACCCCATCCACTCCAAGAAATCCCCATTCTGCTGCAACTTAccaatgatgatgatgatgatgatgacgaCAACAGCTATCAATATTGCCCacatctgtgaagaaaaagccACTCGTCACATAATGTAACAGCAGCGTTTAATAGCCGTCAGAGTGCAGGACAGCAGCCCTTGCAAAGCACTTTCACTCGGTGTGGTAGAcctttctgttgtctttgttgCTCACCAATGAGGATTCCAACCTCTGCTGACAGCTACAAGGATACCCAGTGAGCTCATTCCGCTTGCTTacacattaatatatatatttttggcCTATTCCTCTTGTACCCCAAAGCCTCAGATTATTGCAGCATTTCCCTCTGGCCATTGCTGCTCACACAAGGCCTTGTATCAAGCAGCATTGCTGGTCATCTATTTGATTACTTCACCTCACcactgcagtgctttaaaaCTAGATGCTATAGAAATGAACGCTGCCTGAAGTCCCTTTTCCCGCTGCCTTTTGAGATGCTGACTGTAATACTGTTCACTGTGATAGTGAATACTCTAAGTGTATATATGCCACGGTTACCTTACAGTTCTTCCACCAATACTTTCTCTTCAGCTTGGCCGCACTGGTCTCAAACTGGGAAGCTCCTGCTTGCAGCGCATCAGCACGGTCATCCAGCTCCGACAGCTTCTGATCTCTTTCCAGCACCTTGTCCACATTCACCCTCATGATGTCAACAACCTACATCGGTAAGTTATCAGCTTTATTAATCAGTATCAAATCCATTTGCAGGGAACAAATGTTCTCATCTAAGGAGCAGGAACTTGCATTTTAGGGTATCCAAACATAAGCCTGAACATTACCTGCAGCTGGAAGGCCCTAGTGTCTATTTCTCAGTCTCAGTACAGTCACTGTGCTTATATTCCCCTGAACCTGGGATGTAACTCCTGACTGGCACCAGAATGACTTGAGGCATTCAAGCACAACAGTCAACCATACGTCAAAAAACAGCGTTGGCAGCTAAACTGGCTCTTGGCCTCCTCAGGAATCAGGACATGTCTTATTTAGAGGTAAAACTTCTTTGCTAATGAAGAGAAGCAAGCTTGTTCTGTGTCAAAGCAAAGCTTGTTGTCTTCCCAAAGCAGCAAGCTGGAATGAATTaatggattattatttttctgaaccTTTCCAAGAGTTAAGGTGATAGATACaacaaagaaagatgaattGTAAAAGGTTTCACCTTCATATCAAACAACAGCGACTTTAGCTGGTATATCTATACTAGATACCCGATTTTTTAAGGGAATGAATGACACTTATCTAACCAGATTTTTACCTCATCTACTTGATGCTGAGTTTGCTGAAGCCGACGGTTGCTACCAGCAGGCACATTTGTGTTTCCGGGGACGTTGGCTGACCTGCAGTAAAGAAAGCCATTGGGATCCTCTTAGTTTCTCTTAGAGATTTTGCTTTCAAGTTGACATGCTTACAACACACAACTTATCTGACCTTCCTGGAAGCAGGAAACTTTGAATCCTGGAATAATCTTAGAGaagtttaatttccttttggGAAAGTGATGTTTTAGCAGCTGGCTATAGGTCTAAGTCAAAGTGCATCCTCAATCTCTTGCTAGTGAATGGACTGATGTACTGAAAGTCACAATTAGCTAATACAATAGTCTCTATTAAGGCATATGGCAACTCCTGTAGTGCTCAGAAGGGGCTCAGGTTCTCAGGCACAAGCTCAGTagtgttcagtttttcagtaaCAAACTCTACGCCAATAACCAAAGTACAGGAACTTTCATGGTTGTTCTGTGTCCTTGCACAGAGCAGTTGTCTGAAACAGTTGATATTGAGCAAgagaaagcacaaggaaaatgcatttggCATAAAGAACAGTTAACCTGCAGTCAGCTCTGAGCTCCTAACCCCAGGCAGTCCCATTCTTGTTACCCAGTACAACACTGTGCATTACTGCAATCAGTGCAGGAGTCTGTACGCATTTCTCATGTTCTGTCCACAGCTTTAGTGACTTTCTGTTGTACAGCTCCACAACTCCAGCAGCTTTTCcgtattttcctcttttctgcagcagaagttCGTGCTGTTCAGTGCAACCTGACACCCAGAGGGTTCAACCTGAGCATTGTTTATTGTAGCACGAGATTTGGGCACTAAATTCAAACCTACATTTTAAGGAAGTAGACGCACACAGCGACCCACACCCAGTGCCCCGTGATAACAAGACAGGGCTCAATAGTAGTAGTTCAGATTTGATGTAATAACCACTCCTGTGCTCACACCTCTGTGCTGTTTTACTGCTGCCAATATTTAGGAAGCGCTTTCTGAGGCTCCACACAGAACGCACACAAGAAATTGGCCTCCAAAGCCGCCCCTCGTTCCTTTGCCCACGTCGGCAGCGCTTCCAGAAAAGCCTTCAGTGAAGTTGCCGAGGCCGCCGACATTGTCCCGGGGAGCCGGGCAGGATAACGCCCCCCCGCCGCCTCCAGCGGCAGCCAAGGGCCGTGGCCGCCTCCAGCTCGGGGTGCGCGGCCCAAGCGGAGCCCGCTCGGCCTCTCCCGGCTGGAAGCGCGGCCGCCCCGGGAGCCTCCACCCACGGGCGGTTCCCGGCCGACATCAGCGGCCCGAGCCGTAACGAGCCGTAACGAGCCGCCCGCTGCTCCTGCTCCGCTCGTCCGGCCGCGGccgggccgccccgccgcccatcggggccgctccccgcccgcAGCTCCGTACTCACATCGCGCCGCCGACACGGAGCCGCTGCGCACCCGGAGCGCTCGGAAGGACCGACAGGAAGCGGCAGCTGCCCCGCGGAGCCCGGATGTGACGAAGGGAGGGCGGGGCTGTGGGAGGAGCAGGCCGCGGGATGGGCCCATGGCGGCGCTACGTCCCTTATGTCCCGTGTAAAAACAGTCAGACGCTTCGTATGGggaaattttctttgtttttaatttacagcagaaagaatataaagcattcagaaaacattttccatattttaagggcaattcaaaacattttgcatgGTTCCAGCAGCTGAGTTCTTCAACAGATCCATTGATTCAGTGATGCTTTACATGCACggttacaaaaataaaacttacaaAAGAGAAGACATCTATACTAGTTTGACATGCAAGTCTTGGGGACCCCCCATTGGGCACCAGCTATTGTGTGGAACTGCCATAAGCGTGCAACCAGAGAGGGGGTTCATGTTATATTCTGCATTTCGATCACACAGTATTTCTGCTGTCAGACGCGATTCACAAAGGAGCGATTCCGTGACCAGACAGGAGGGTTCAGGAGGTTTTGGCTCCTGGCACTTGGGAACCTGAACTTTCCTGGGAAGCTGCACTTAGTTTGTCTGCTGTGAAAACACAAGTCCCACAATGGAGAGAAGGGTGAGCGGATCACTTCACTTCAGCGGGAGTCTGTGACCCCCCGCGATGCACTGAAGGGTTGTGACCCGACACAACAAAGCACTTGGAAGCTGCGCTTGGCTTCAAGCAGGcgagcagctctgagcacacagaACTGCTGGCGTGTCGAACACCAAGCCCACGCTTAAACGTTTTGCTGAAGCAGGATCTGGGTTAGTAGATACACCACCAGGCCCATGGATCTGGAAGAGTAATGTGAAATAGCTCTGTATGTtactgaactgtttttctgaaTACAGGGAGTTCAACATTTGCACTGAGGTCACTACTCTCGTTAGAAAAGAGATCGATTCGTGGAGCAACATTCCAATCTCAGGATATCAGGGTTCCTCCAGTATTAATACAGAGCATTTCCTATTCATTCCAAAGGAGATTCTTCTGCACTTCTATTTTTGCGTGTGAGGACAATTGAACAGGTAAAGTCCCGATTCCATACGGCAATTAGAGGCTATgagctgcccaaagccacagcatgagaaccagcatttcttactttttttttttaatcttttttttttttttttttaattgaatcaGGTCATAAAGCAGCAATTCAGAAATGTACAATAATTCTGGTAATGAGCTATAGCACACGTCTACTGTAATTCAATGCTGGCAGtgaaaagaagtaattaaaaacaggTACAATTATAGAAAAGGCACCAAGAGCACTGACCccaggtttgtttttgtgtttgtttttttgccacAATCTTTGTTTTTACTCTTCTTTTAAAGACACCAGTTTAAAAGCTTCTTATGTGAGAGTGTTTTTATGGCTTCACGTGAAGCCTCCATTTAAACATTGCAGTTGGTGGCCGGGATCGAGCCAGAACGATTCTTCCAATAGGAACAATCCCAAAGTGACATCAGTCCGTTCAGAGATCTGCAACTGCCGCTCGCAAAACAGacacaggagcagctcctgaCCTCAGACAGAAGCACAAAACCCGCAGCAACGGCGGCTTCAGAGCTGCTTCCCTTACATTCCTGCGCAGCTGAGATCAGAACCTGCTTCCCATCGTtgagaatttgttttaaattagtACTTCaatttaacaaaacaacaacactgaTTTCTTTGGCTCCTCACTATGTGGAAATAGCAATATACCATGACACCCCTACGAGATCagtttgcatctttttttttttttcattttatttatttttttttaattttttgtgcaatttttatgacattttctGACTTCCAGCAGGAGatatgaaaatgtgaaagatattttctactttcgtactatttctttttttttgttgttttttttttgttttttcttcattttatactCATTCTAAGTGTTCTTTATTGGAGTGAGTGTATGGTGTTAAGCTAGATACGTTTTTGTACTTTTATGATTATCTGCTTTGCAAAAGTAACGTAATTTTCTTAAGCAATATCAGCATTCACATTACTTGGCACCattggcaaaaaaaataaaataataataataataaaaaggaaaaaaaaaaagacgggGGggcaaaaagaaggaaggaataaataaCGGAAATTGAACCGAAGGGAACTCCTGGTAGCCAAAATCAAATGTAAacatatccttttttttttttctttcttttttttttttttttttttttttttaaagtaatgttgctctgccttttttttttttcctaagtctAAATACAGCAGCTCTTTTTTGCCATTTAGTCATGCTTTAGCAAAAATGTTCTtctaaagaacatttaaaataaagtttcttatagtgaaataaagtttttgtttcattttacagaCCATAGCCActaatgctttgcttttgttcatttctttttcttgagtTCATGCACATatctctttgttttaatatatacaaTATGTACAAACAATACATCCACACTCTTCCCGTTCATTCAGACAAAACtatacaaataataattttatcttGCCAAGTTATTGACCctttatgaataaaatatttagtaatTAATCAATATATTccctttcaaatatttttttttctcattttccatttctaccTTCTATATATACAGAAACTGCCCAGATTTGATGaaagagccaaaaaaaaagaaatttactgGCCAGAATGCAGCACCACTCTGCTCTTTAGGTGGTATAAAATGTCCAGGCAACAAATGTACGAGACTCTGCAAAACGACAAGAGGTTTGACAGTTACTTAGGACAAAAAGCTACATGTcttgcaaattattttaagaacttaattaaaataacagtaCATGAAAGTAAGGCTAGAAAATAAAGTGCTGAATATGAGAGGAAGTACATGGCAATCGATACGTTTTTGCAGGTTCTAGAGtaaaaataccaaaaagaaactttttaaaACTCGCTTAAGttgctctctctgcttcttgCACGTTACCCGTTTATCTCACATGCCAACCCCTTCTGAAAGCTCCCACGGGATGTATTAAAAACCTGCAGATTTAAAAAGTTGCATTAAGTGTGCTGTAgagatttaaataaaacacaaaggaCAGATGTGCGAAGGAAATGAGGATGCATGGACCCAATAAAGACGTACTGATCTAAGCCCCTCCACTGAGACTCTCAAAGCTTCAGTTTCTTGGAGATGACCGACAAGTGCAGGAACAGCATTCTTGTGTTGCTTGTGCATTCCCACCTTTTCTTAACAATATTTTTGGTATAATATTTGTACAGTTCCACATGTTGTTCAATACAGCCCTATATGAAAAGGATAATTAATCGCTTCTTCCTTCTTGGAGAATGAAGCAACTCACAAATTCTTCCTggtgtcttttatttattcctatGATCCAACAGAAGATTGAGTTCCAAGATGTCTTGCTGAACAAATTAAATGTTGTCCATGAAAGTGCAAATGCAATGACCAAAACATTACTGTTAAAATCCTGCAGGTGGTATTTCCAGAACTGCAGtgggtatttttgttgttgttgcatgtCTCtgctaaaaacagaaaatgaaaacagtctgAGAAGCAATGTCACATTGCTACGGGATGCTGCTGCTTATCTTCAAGTTCCTTGGCCTTTTTCAATTCTTTCactctgaaaaaacaaagaggagcTATATAACACGTCTAATCCAAAATGCCTTcaatacagaaaaatcaaagcGATTCCTCCCTCTGACTTCCAGTACAAAAGAGACAACTCCCAGAGCAATGACAGCAGGGCAGTATCCTCCTGACACCATAAACAGTTGGAAGCGTAAGGGTGGGACAGCAGGAACCTGAGCCAAAACACATTTGGACACATAATTTCCAGCTACTGATCTAACATGCCCTCATTCTGACATAAGAGGGATCCGGAGAGCTAAGTAGCAGGAATGGCAGTTTGTAGCCTCTTTAAGCAGACTTCTACTCACACATTATCTTTTGGCTCTTCTATCAGCTTCCTCAGGGGGTGAACTGACCTCCATGtcacttttttatttatcttcctgTATATACAACTGCAGCAGTCAGGAGGAGCTGGCTGCTTTAACTCTGAGCTTACTGACAGCTCCAGCACTCACAGACACTCAGCTTGTGAAACTTGGGGAAACAGGAGTCCATGAACAAATCACACTGACTGATAAAAGCAAGGTCAGACCTTTGCTGGTTATCTCAAACAGCTTGAGAATATAATGCCTGGAAAGACAGAGGGCTCTGCCCGTCCAGATGTGTGTGCCATTTTCAGAGCCAGAAGACCTACCTTCAGGAGGCCCTGGCACTCCTGAAACCCAAGTCTGGCAGAGAGGAAGCCTCAGTACAGCTCTCCTGGATGCCAAGAACTGCTCTGACTCCCTGGCAGAGGAAAGGGCAGGGCAGCAAACAGCACCACGTGCTCTGACTGCCTACCTGGGTAGCGCTGTGCTGAGCCTCAGTTCCTCCTACAGTTTTACAGTGATGTTTTCTACAGGGAAATTGTGGCTCTGCACAAGCCGGTATCTAAAGGACCCTGCAGACATCAGAGCTCTGAGTGAGGGCTTCAGCATCGCACAGAAGACAGCAAGGCCCTGCTTGCCTCCAGGGGCTTGTGATGTATTATGGTGTTACATATACAAGTCCACATCATCCCTTCACTATAAGAAACACATGAAAGCTGGTGCAGTGAACTGAAAATGTTCACAAATGAC
The nucleotide sequence above comes from Coturnix japonica isolate 7356 chromosome 21, Coturnix japonica 2.1, whole genome shotgun sequence. Encoded proteins:
- the VAMP3 gene encoding vesicle-associated membrane protein 3 codes for the protein MSANVPGNTNVPAGSNRRLQQTQHQVDEVVDIMRVNVDKVLERDQKLSELDDRADALQAGASQFETSAAKLKRKYWWKNCKMWAILIAVVVIIIIIIIVLAVPK